A DNA window from Seriola aureovittata isolate HTS-2021-v1 ecotype China chromosome 8, ASM2101889v1, whole genome shotgun sequence contains the following coding sequences:
- the gsr gene encoding glutathione reductase, mitochondrial isoform X2 produces MLFIRVCRLRPTISVSLALPRHGLIRRSMASDPKAAETTRFDFLVIGGGSGGLAGARRASELGAATAVIESHKLGGTCVNVGCVPKKVMWNAAVHAEYLHDHNDYGFDVGNVRFSWETLKAKRDAYVSHLNRIYRNNLDKAKIQTIQGRARFTNDPEPTVEVGGKKYTAPHILIATGGQPSVLSDAEVPGASLGITSDGFFELETLPKRSVIVGAGYIAVEMAGILSTLGSKTSLVIRQTGVLRNFDSFISTNCTKELQNSGIDLWKNSQVKSVSKTDKGLEVTLVTKDPEKKNDEEKISTIQEVDCLLWAIGRQPNTSGLNIGEMGVVTDERGHIIVDEFQNTTRPGIYAVGDVCGKALLTPVAIAAGRKLAHRLFEGKKDSKLDYSSIPTVVFSHPPIGTVGLTEDEAIKSRGKENVKIYKTSFTPMYHAITSRKSQCIMKLVCVGKEEKVVGLHMQGLGCDEMLQGFSVAIKMGATKADFDKTIAIHPTSSEEFVTMR; encoded by the exons atGCTGTTTATAAGAGTCTGCAGACTGCGTCCTACTATTTCAGTGTCCCTGGCATTACCCAG ACACGGATTGATCCGCCGCAGCATGGCCTCAGACCCGAAGGCAGCAGAGACGACCCGCTTCGACTTTCTAGTGATCGGTGGCGGGTCTGGGGGTCTGGCCGGAGCTCGGAGGGCGTCGGAGCTCGGAGCAGCCACCGCAGTGATCGAGAGTCACAAACTCGGAGGTACCTGC gtTAATGTTGGCTGTGTCCCAAAGAAG GTTATGTGGAATGCAGCAGTTCATGCTGAGTATCTCCATGATCACAATGATTACGGCTTTGACGTTGGAAATGTTCGTTTCAGTTGGGA aacTCTTAAGGCCAAAAGGGATGCTTATGTTAGTCACTTAAATCGCATTTATCGCAACAATCTTGACAAG GCTAAAATACAAACTATTCAAGGTCGTGCAAGGTTCACAAATGATCCTGAGCCTACTGTGGAGGTCGGTGGAAAAAAGTATACAGCGCCTCACATCCTTATTGCCACTGGAGGGCAGCCTTCTGTTTTGAGTGATGCTGAAGTTCCAG GGGCAAGTCTTGGCATTACCAGTGATGGCTTTTTTGAACTTGAAACACTGCCAAA GCGAAGTGTGATTGTGGGTGCTGGTTATATTGCAGTAGAAATGGCAGGCATCCTTTCCACCCTGGGGTCCAAAACATCCCTCGTTATTCGACAGACAGGA GTTTTGAGGAACTTCGACAGCTTCATAAGCACAAACTGCACCAAAGAGCTGCAGAACTCTGGTATAGATTTGTGGAAGAACTCTCAGGTGAAGTCTGTGAGTAAAACAGACAAGGGTCTGGAGGTGACGCTCGTCACCAAAGacccagagaagaagaacgaTGAGGAGAAGATCAGCACCATCCAGGAGGTGGACTGTCTTCTCTGGGCCATCGGCAGGCAGCCAAACACCTCTGGACTGAACATCGGCGAGATG ggTGTGGTTACAGATGAAAGAGGCCATATCATTGTGGATGAGTTTCAGAACACCACTCGACCAGGGATCTACGCTGTAGGGGATGTTTGTGGCAAAGCTCTTCTCACACCAG TTGCCATTGCTGCAGGCAGAAAACTGGCACACCGACTGTTTGAGGGAAAGAAGGACTCCAAGCTGGACTACTCCAGTATTCCCACAGTGGTGTTCAGCCACCCACCTATCGGTACTGTGGGCCTCACAGAAG ATGAGGCCATTAAATCCAGAGGAAAGGAGAATGTGAAGATTTACAAGACTTCTTTCACTCCAATGTATCACGCCATCACGAGCAGGAAGAGTCAGTGCATCATGAAGCTGGTGTGTGTGGGCAAGGAGGAGAAG GTGGTGGGCCTACACATGCAGGGCCTGGGCTGTGATGAGATGCTGCAGGGCTTTTCTGTGGCCATCAAAATGGGTGCTACCAAAGCAGACTTTGACAAGACTATTGCCATTCACCCCACCTCATCTGAGGAGTTTGTCACGATGCGTTAA
- the slc30a9 gene encoding proton-coupled zinc antiporter SLC30A9, mitochondrial — protein sequence MFPSLAHRPWHVFCRVSLQHRASLSQRTPSPRFPQLCYGWQSGGIHTLWFSLPDCRVASLGPGKVQFYSTSGNSKDGPPKSASGDAPSAEKSGAAKATPSSLGFMPQGLTKAETIQVKVRAVLKKREYGPKYTQNNFITAVRAMNEFCLKPSDLEQLRKIRRRSPHDDTEAFTVFLRSDVEAKALDVWGSHEALARERKLRKEVEREYQENIFRNQQLLKEYKDFWGNTKPRSGKRATFLQGPGKVVMVAICINGLNFFFKLLAWVYTGSASMFSEAIHSLADTCNQGLLALGISQSVRNPDAVHPYGFSNMRYIASLISGVGIFMMGAGLSWYHGIMGLLHPEPIESLLWAYCILAGSLVSEGATLLVAVNEIRKSAQQHELSFYEYVMQSRDPSTNVVLLEDAAAVLGVILAASCMGLTSLTGNPYYDSLGSLGVGTLLGAVSAFLIYTNTEALIGRSIQAERVQKLTEFLENDPAVRAIHDVKATDMGLSKVRFKAEVDFDGRVVTRSYLEKQDIEQILNDIQQVKTPEELENFMLKHGENIIDTLGAEVDRLEKELKQRNPEVRHVDLEIL from the exons ATGTTCCCCAGCCTGGCCCACAGACCATGGCATGTCTTCTGCAGGGTCTCCTTGCAGCACAGGGCGTCCCTGTCACAACGGACCCCAAGCCCGAGGTTCCCCCAGCTGTGCTACG GTTGGCAGAGCGGAGGCATACACACCCTGTGGTTCAGCCTTCCGGACTGCAGAGTTGCTTCTTTAGGTCCGGGCAAGGTGCAGTTCTACTCTACCTCTGGCAACAGTAAGGATGGTCCTCCAAAATCAGCATCAGGTGATGCTCCATCAGCAGAAAAGTCCGGTGCTGCAAAAGCCACCCCATCCTCATTAG GTTTCATGCCTCAGGGTCTGACTAAAGCTGAGACAATTCAAGTGAAAG TTCGGGCAGTCCTGAAGAAAAGGGAATATGGACCCAAGTACACTCAGAACAACTTCATCACTGCAGTCAGAGCCATGAATGAATTCTGCCTCAAACCAAG CGATCTGGAGCAACTTCGGAAGATCCGAAGACGCAGCCCCCACGATGACACAGAGGCTTTCACTGTGTTCTTGCGATCAGACGTCGAGGCCAA AGCACTAGACGTGTGGGGAAGCCATGAAGCTCTGGCTCGAGAGAGAAAACTCAGgaaagaggtggagagagagtaCCAAGAGA ACATTTTTCGGAATCAACAGTTATTGAAAGAATACAAAGACTTCTGGGGAAACACCAAG CCTCGATCAGGCAAGAGGGCAACATTTCTGCAAGGGCCAGGAAAGGTGGTCATGGTCGCTATCTGCAT caATGGGCTGAATTTCTTCTTCAAACTCCTGGCATGGGTCTACACTGGATCAGCCAGCATGTTCTCCGAGGCCATCCACTCTCTGGCTGACACCTGCAACCAGGGTCTGCTCGCCCTGGGAATCAGCCAGTCTGTCCGCAACCCGGACGCAGTGCACCC GTATGGATTCTCCAACATGCGCTACATCGCCTCCCTCATCAGTGGTGTGGGTATTTTTATGATGGGAGCAGGCCTCTCTTGGTACCATGGTATCATGGGATTGCTGCACCCGGAGCCCATTGAATCACTGTTATGG GCTTACTGTATTTTGGCAGGTTCTCTGGTGTCTGAAGGAG ccaCGTTACTAGTAGCCGTCAATGAGATAAGGAAGAGTGCCCAACAGCATGAACTGTCTTTTTATGAATATG taaTGCAGAGTCGAGACCCCAGTACTAACGTGGTGCTGCTGGAGGACGCAGCTGCTGTATTAGGAGTCATCCTGGCTGCTAGCTGCATGGGGCTCACCTCACTCActg GTAACCCGTACTATGACAGCTTGGGCTCTCTTGGTGTGGGCACACTGCTGGGAGCCGTCTCAGCCTTCCTCATCTATACTAACACAGAGGCCCTGATTGGACGCTCCATACAGGCTGAACGTGTACAGAAGCTTACAGAGTTCCTGGAAAACGACCCCGCTGTAAG GGCCATCCACGACGTGAAGGCCACTGATATGGGACTTAGTAAAGTGCGCTTCAAGGCTGAAGTTGACTTTGATGGCCGAGTTGTGACACGGTCATATctggaaaaacaagacattgAACAAATCCTTAAT gacaTTCAGCAGGTGAAGACCCCCGAGGAGCTGGAGAACTTCATGCTGAAACACGGGGAGAACATCATTGACACCCTGGGAGCTGAGGTGGACCGTTTGGAGAAAGAACTCAAG CAACGTAACCCAGAGGTTCGTCACGTGGACTTGGAGATACTATAA
- the LOC130173834 gene encoding uncharacterized protein LOC130173834: protein MKPVGYQSIPSSVNGGHQNLPLDRVLSTSNVMYCEKCGFASADAAVFKKHMIEHMGTRFYCFYCNNVSFSEAELNAHLKQHTAKYPFKCPHCGQGYMRRLCLVKHIERLHSKSISQGPAKPGMAKTSHVPVSSALPSVPTADPSSVRPAVRVTIPTLSAPAVRLGKDEQRGKTLDTNVSNGTNGNTERLSPLSGLIQHNRALTVSLPEEVTIPAGCLVELVEVKTVNGTKELKLRLVTQQENESVIKDTRTTVSQNTAMGKPLSSTLNHPNTVKSLSMGMCTVNRKQCETKTVNVERPAVVPVSISKNLPNQGSKEKSGFKRPSQEIINLECNTVIPNKLPKSILNPVRDGNSGIRVATREAVNHNAAPPTVITTRVANRLSSTLHPDNMATGVSQRAVEERKNLIPEHSQSILARRASDTKNIPRDVSMAVKLEPGEIRHRNNIASKTMKDAVSSNQQSLKSASLSLSVPSAAAVQVRPPAISACKDNVVTNQSFPTLRTLNEPSTVKAPLLCNHLNSKISAWTPVRTIERAGEVDMPEPEGFPVISSVFSLSQQPEEAQGSIQPLVMALRGIVMDKSDSSGTTPQDHIKMTNNTEQVKEAPKSGYCAPIPAKDGSFICDPLPREQTTDSVKVEEYDKGIQHPPALINNHFHVKKETKSTTPKDDNKCSHTPDSKSSTDQESASKIDPLQQMAKSEHDISSKFLTVSLKRVQVGMWKKSKKGLKLRISKCKTHLPMGSVTDCAVIYPMPLKVDQLVKRPGPNQPVVVLNHPKPRSPVQGARADTFADTGASEVVPKCQILKMRLSKVMGQKYEVMGCTVRVFP, encoded by the coding sequence ATGAAACCTGTCGGTTATCAAAGCATCCCATCATCTGTGAATGGTGGACATCAGAACTTGCCCTTGGATCGTGTATTAAGCACTTCAAATGTGATGTATTGTGAGAAATGTGGATTTGCTTCTGCAGACGCTGCAGTGTTTAAGAAGCATATGATTGAACACATGGGGACaagattttactgtttttattgcaACAATGTCTCATTCAGTGAGGCAGAGTTAAATGCACACCTGAAACAACATACTGCAAAATATCCATTCAAATGTCCTCACTGTGGACAGGGCTATATGAGGAGGCTGTGCCTTGTGAAGCACATTGAGCGTCTGCATAGTAAAAGCATTAGTCAAGGACCTGCTAAGCCTGGCATGGCTAAAACTTCTCATGTGCCTGTCTCCAGTGCCTTACCAAGTGTGCCCACCGCTGATCCGTCATCAGTTCGACCAGCTGTCCGGGTGACAATACCCACCCTGAGTGCACCTGCAGTCAGACTGGGCAAAGATGAACAGAGGGGGAAAACACTGGACACAAATGTATCAAATGGCACGAATGGAAATACAGAACGTTTGTCCCCTTTGAGTGGACTCATTCAGCACAACAGGGCGCTAACAGTTTCTCTTCCAGAGGAAGTAACAATCCCTGCTGGCTGCTTGGTTGAACTTGTTGAGGTGAAAACTGTTAATGGGACAAAGGAGCTTAAATTGAGGCTCGTCACTCAACAAGAAAATGAGTCTGTGATAAAAGACACAAGGACCACAGTCTCTCAAAACACTGCTATGGGGAAGCCATTATCATCTACACTAAATCATCCAAACACAGTGAAGTCTCTGAGTATGGGGATGTGCACAGTCAACAGgaaacagtgtgaaacaaagacagtgaaTGTGGAGCGTCCTGCTGTTGTCCCAGTCAGTATTTCCAAAAACCTTCCGAATCAAGGAAGCAAAGAAAAGAGTGGATTCAAAAGACCATCACAAGAAATAATCAACTTGGAGTGCAACACAGTCATTCCAAACAAGCTTCCCAAAAGTATCCTCAATCCTGTAAGAGACGGAAATAGTGGGATCAGAGTTGCAACAAGAGAAGCTGTAAATCATAATGCAGCTCCTCCGACTGTTATCACCACCAGGGTTGCCAACAGGTTGTCTAGCACCCTGCATCCAGACAACATGGCAACTGGTGTTTCTCAGAgagcagtggaggagaggaagaattTAATTCCAGAGCATTCCCAGAGTATCTTAGCCCGGAGAGCAAGTGACACAAAAAACATCCCCAGAGATGTGTCGATGGCTGTGAAGCTGGAACCCGGGGAGATCCGCCACAGGAACAACATTGcttcaaaaacaatgaaagatgCAGTGAGCTCTAACCAGCAAAGTCTGAAATCAGCTTCTCTTTCCTTGAGTGTtccctcagctgcagctgtcCAAGTGAGACCGCCAGCGATTTCGGCATGTAAGGATAATGTTGTCACAAATCAATCTTTCCCAACACTCAGGACTCTAAATGAGCCCTCAACCGTCAAAGCCCCTTTGCTTTgtaatcatttaaattcaaagaTTTCAGCTTGGACCCCAGTCAGAACCATTGAGAGAGCAGGAGAAGTAGACATGCCAGAACCTGAGGGTTTTCCAGTAATTTCATCTGTGTTCTCTTTAAGTCAACAACCAGAGGAGGCCCAAGGCTCCATTCAGCCTCTTGTAATGGCTCTGCGTGGCATAGTGATGGATAAAAGTGACAGTTCTGGCACTACACCTCAAGATCACATCAAGAtgacaaacaacacagaacagGTGAAGGAGGCACCGAAATCAGGGTACTGCGCTCCGATTCCCGCAAAAGATGGATCCTTCATCTGTGATCCTTTACCGAGAGAGCAGACCACTGACTCTGTAAAAGTAGAGGAGTATGATAAAGGGATCCAGCATCCTCCTGCACTGATTAACAACCACTTCCATGTCAAGAAGGAAACAAAGAGCACTACGCCAAAAGATGATAATAAATGCAGTCACACACCTGATTCTAAATCTTCAACAGATCAGGAATCTGCTTCTAAAATAGATCCTCTACAGCAAATGGCAAAAAGTGAGCATGACATCTCCTCAAAGttcctcactgtctctctgaaAAGGGTACAAGTAggcatgtggaaaaaaagtaaGAAAGGACTGAAACTTAGAATATCCAAATGTAAGACACATTTACCTATGGGCAGTGTAACTGATTGTGCAGTTATTTACCCGATGCCGCTGAAGGTGGACCAGCTGGTGAAACGACCAGGCCCCAACCAGCCCGTAGTGGTACTCAATCACCCAAAGCCCCGGTCCCCTGTACAGGGAGCGAGAGCAGACACTTTCGCTGACACAGGAGCCTCTGAGGTGGTTCCAAAGTGCCAAATCTTAAAAATGAGGCTGAGCAAAGTGATGGGACAGAAATATGAAGTGATGGGGTGCACTGTCAGAGTCTTTCCATGA
- the gsr gene encoding glutathione reductase, mitochondrial isoform X3, which translates to MWNAAVHAEYLHDHNDYGFDVGNVRFSWETLKAKRDAYVSHLNRIYRNNLDKAKIQTIQGRARFTNDPEPTVEVGGKKYTAPHILIATGGQPSVLSDAEVPGASLGITSDGFFELETLPKRSVIVGAGYIAVEMAGILSTLGSKTSLVIRQTGVLRNFDSFISTNCTKELQNSGIDLWKNSQVKSVSKTDKGLEVTLVTKDPEKKNDEEKISTIQEVDCLLWAIGRQPNTSGLNIGEMGVVTDERGHIIVDEFQNTTRPGIYAVGDVCGKALLTPVAIAAGRKLAHRLFEGKKDSKLDYSSIPTVVFSHPPIGTVGLTEDEAIKSRGKENVKIYKTSFTPMYHAITSRKSQCIMKLVCVGKEEKVVGLHMQGLGCDEMLQGFSVAIKMGATKADFDKTIAIHPTSSEEFVTMR; encoded by the exons ATGTGGAATGCAGCAGTTCATGCTGAGTATCTCCATGATCACAATGATTACGGCTTTGACGTTGGAAATGTTCGTTTCAGTTGGGA aacTCTTAAGGCCAAAAGGGATGCTTATGTTAGTCACTTAAATCGCATTTATCGCAACAATCTTGACAAG GCTAAAATACAAACTATTCAAGGTCGTGCAAGGTTCACAAATGATCCTGAGCCTACTGTGGAGGTCGGTGGAAAAAAGTATACAGCGCCTCACATCCTTATTGCCACTGGAGGGCAGCCTTCTGTTTTGAGTGATGCTGAAGTTCCAG GGGCAAGTCTTGGCATTACCAGTGATGGCTTTTTTGAACTTGAAACACTGCCAAA GCGAAGTGTGATTGTGGGTGCTGGTTATATTGCAGTAGAAATGGCAGGCATCCTTTCCACCCTGGGGTCCAAAACATCCCTCGTTATTCGACAGACAGGA GTTTTGAGGAACTTCGACAGCTTCATAAGCACAAACTGCACCAAAGAGCTGCAGAACTCTGGTATAGATTTGTGGAAGAACTCTCAGGTGAAGTCTGTGAGTAAAACAGACAAGGGTCTGGAGGTGACGCTCGTCACCAAAGacccagagaagaagaacgaTGAGGAGAAGATCAGCACCATCCAGGAGGTGGACTGTCTTCTCTGGGCCATCGGCAGGCAGCCAAACACCTCTGGACTGAACATCGGCGAGATG ggTGTGGTTACAGATGAAAGAGGCCATATCATTGTGGATGAGTTTCAGAACACCACTCGACCAGGGATCTACGCTGTAGGGGATGTTTGTGGCAAAGCTCTTCTCACACCAG TTGCCATTGCTGCAGGCAGAAAACTGGCACACCGACTGTTTGAGGGAAAGAAGGACTCCAAGCTGGACTACTCCAGTATTCCCACAGTGGTGTTCAGCCACCCACCTATCGGTACTGTGGGCCTCACAGAAG ATGAGGCCATTAAATCCAGAGGAAAGGAGAATGTGAAGATTTACAAGACTTCTTTCACTCCAATGTATCACGCCATCACGAGCAGGAAGAGTCAGTGCATCATGAAGCTGGTGTGTGTGGGCAAGGAGGAGAAG GTGGTGGGCCTACACATGCAGGGCCTGGGCTGTGATGAGATGCTGCAGGGCTTTTCTGTGGCCATCAAAATGGGTGCTACCAAAGCAGACTTTGACAAGACTATTGCCATTCACCCCACCTCATCTGAGGAGTTTGTCACGATGCGTTAA
- the LOC130173159 gene encoding cytokine-dependent hematopoietic cell linker isoform X2, translating to MCAYFLRGPYMKKESMQGNSNILPRRPPREIPHIIGPAVNRDQKPGRRKTRLDQRSTPVRPGDQRSHRLPISPPPSALELVNHLPGLTVDRPCRRDGQQKATKKAELGSHAVGLQRAESVSAPHTTQRRSLDLETHMEIISQQSLERVPSKRHHHEWPQTKEDFDQNDFVPKDKPQQTYCEEDWYIGACNRADAEHALHLVNKDGAFLVRDCSNITNSEPLVLAVYHEKKVYNVKIRFIESTSKYALGTGQRSKDMFDSVGDIIKFHTIFPIILISGRNISGSKYPENCVLTCPITKRDVHQLLQ from the exons ATGTGCGCATACTTCCTGCGAGGCCCATACATGAAGAAAGAGAGTATGCAG ggtAACTCCAACATCCTCCCTAGACGCCCACCCAGAGAAATCCCACATATAATAG gtCCTGCTGTAAATAGAGATCAGAAGCCTGGAAGAAGAAAGACCAGATTAG ATCAGAGGTCCACACCTGTGCGTCCAGGAGACCAG CGCTCACACAG GCTTCCTATATCCCCTCCACCGTCTGCCCTGGAGTTGGTGAATCACTTGCCTGGATTGACTGTAGACAGGCCCTGCAGGAGAGA tggaCAACAGAAGGCAACTAAAAAA GCAGAACTCGGTTCACATGCCGTAG GTTTACAGAGGGCAGAGAGTGTCTCAGCCCCCCATACCACCCAGAGACGTTCCTTAGATCTGGAAACGCATATGGAAATCAT ATCACAACAAAGTCTTG AAAGGGTTCCATCAAAACGTCATCACCATGAGTGGCCGCAAACTAAAGAAGACTTTGACCAAAATGACTTTGTTCCAAAGGATAAGCCTCAACAG ACCTACTGTGAAGAGGACTGGTACATTGGGGCGTGTAATCGAGCAGATGCTGAGCACGCCTTACACCTGGTGAACAAG GATGGGGCGTTTTTGGTACGTGACTGCTCCAACATCACCAACAGTGAACCCTTGGTACTGGCTGTATATCACGAGAAGAAGGTTTACAATGTAAAAATTCGGTTCATTGAGAGCACCAGCAAGTACGCCCTGGGAACGGGACAACGATCAAAGGAT ATGTTTGACTCTGTGGGAGACATCATCAAGTTTCACACCATCTTCCCAATAATACTCATCAGTGGGAGAAATATATCCGGGAGCAAATACCCAGAAAACTGTGTATTGACGTGTCCCATAACAAAGAGGGATGTTCACCAGCTCCTGCAATAA
- the LOC130173159 gene encoding cytokine-dependent hematopoietic cell linker isoform X1, translated as MDRDRTDRNRNQRCGNYNSTAEPEYDVVDDQEEVLNVRILPARPIHEEREYADRDLPRSLSAQSLSSLASGNSNILPRRPPREIPHIIGPAVNRDQKPGRRKTRLDQRSTPVRPGDQRSHRLPISPPPSALELVNHLPGLTVDRPCRRDGQQKATKKAELGSHAVGLQRAESVSAPHTTQRRSLDLETHMEIISQQSLERVPSKRHHHEWPQTKEDFDQNDFVPKDKPQQTYCEEDWYIGACNRADAEHALHLVNKDGAFLVRDCSNITNSEPLVLAVYHEKKVYNVKIRFIESTSKYALGTGQRSKDMFDSVGDIIKFHTIFPIILISGRNISGSKYPENCVLTCPITKRDVHQLLQ; from the exons ATG GATCGcgacagaacagacagaaacaggaatCAAAGATGTGGTAACTACAACAGCACTGCGGAGCCTGAGTACGATGTGGTGGATGACCAGGAGGAAGTGCTGAATGTGCGCATACTTCCTGCGAGGCCCATACATGAAGAAAGAGAGTATGCAG ACAGGGATCTTCCAAGATCGTTATCAGCTCAGAGCCTTTCATCACTCGCCAGT ggtAACTCCAACATCCTCCCTAGACGCCCACCCAGAGAAATCCCACATATAATAG gtCCTGCTGTAAATAGAGATCAGAAGCCTGGAAGAAGAAAGACCAGATTAG ATCAGAGGTCCACACCTGTGCGTCCAGGAGACCAG CGCTCACACAG GCTTCCTATATCCCCTCCACCGTCTGCCCTGGAGTTGGTGAATCACTTGCCTGGATTGACTGTAGACAGGCCCTGCAGGAGAGA tggaCAACAGAAGGCAACTAAAAAA GCAGAACTCGGTTCACATGCCGTAG GTTTACAGAGGGCAGAGAGTGTCTCAGCCCCCCATACCACCCAGAGACGTTCCTTAGATCTGGAAACGCATATGGAAATCAT ATCACAACAAAGTCTTG AAAGGGTTCCATCAAAACGTCATCACCATGAGTGGCCGCAAACTAAAGAAGACTTTGACCAAAATGACTTTGTTCCAAAGGATAAGCCTCAACAG ACCTACTGTGAAGAGGACTGGTACATTGGGGCGTGTAATCGAGCAGATGCTGAGCACGCCTTACACCTGGTGAACAAG GATGGGGCGTTTTTGGTACGTGACTGCTCCAACATCACCAACAGTGAACCCTTGGTACTGGCTGTATATCACGAGAAGAAGGTTTACAATGTAAAAATTCGGTTCATTGAGAGCACCAGCAAGTACGCCCTGGGAACGGGACAACGATCAAAGGAT ATGTTTGACTCTGTGGGAGACATCATCAAGTTTCACACCATCTTCCCAATAATACTCATCAGTGGGAGAAATATATCCGGGAGCAAATACCCAGAAAACTGTGTATTGACGTGTCCCATAACAAAGAGGGATGTTCACCAGCTCCTGCAATAA
- the gsr gene encoding glutathione reductase, mitochondrial isoform X1, with the protein MAILIQLTRTQPPCWFIFRKQLFSYFRRHGLIRRSMASDPKAAETTRFDFLVIGGGSGGLAGARRASELGAATAVIESHKLGGTCVNVGCVPKKVMWNAAVHAEYLHDHNDYGFDVGNVRFSWETLKAKRDAYVSHLNRIYRNNLDKAKIQTIQGRARFTNDPEPTVEVGGKKYTAPHILIATGGQPSVLSDAEVPGASLGITSDGFFELETLPKRSVIVGAGYIAVEMAGILSTLGSKTSLVIRQTGVLRNFDSFISTNCTKELQNSGIDLWKNSQVKSVSKTDKGLEVTLVTKDPEKKNDEEKISTIQEVDCLLWAIGRQPNTSGLNIGEMGVVTDERGHIIVDEFQNTTRPGIYAVGDVCGKALLTPVAIAAGRKLAHRLFEGKKDSKLDYSSIPTVVFSHPPIGTVGLTEDEAIKSRGKENVKIYKTSFTPMYHAITSRKSQCIMKLVCVGKEEKVVGLHMQGLGCDEMLQGFSVAIKMGATKADFDKTIAIHPTSSEEFVTMR; encoded by the exons ATGGCAATTTTAATCCAGCTAACCCGGACACAACCTCCGTGCTGGTTTATCTTCAGAAAGCAACTTTTCTCGTATTTTCGCAGACACGGATTGATCCGCCGCAGCATGGCCTCAGACCCGAAGGCAGCAGAGACGACCCGCTTCGACTTTCTAGTGATCGGTGGCGGGTCTGGGGGTCTGGCCGGAGCTCGGAGGGCGTCGGAGCTCGGAGCAGCCACCGCAGTGATCGAGAGTCACAAACTCGGAGGTACCTGC gtTAATGTTGGCTGTGTCCCAAAGAAG GTTATGTGGAATGCAGCAGTTCATGCTGAGTATCTCCATGATCACAATGATTACGGCTTTGACGTTGGAAATGTTCGTTTCAGTTGGGA aacTCTTAAGGCCAAAAGGGATGCTTATGTTAGTCACTTAAATCGCATTTATCGCAACAATCTTGACAAG GCTAAAATACAAACTATTCAAGGTCGTGCAAGGTTCACAAATGATCCTGAGCCTACTGTGGAGGTCGGTGGAAAAAAGTATACAGCGCCTCACATCCTTATTGCCACTGGAGGGCAGCCTTCTGTTTTGAGTGATGCTGAAGTTCCAG GGGCAAGTCTTGGCATTACCAGTGATGGCTTTTTTGAACTTGAAACACTGCCAAA GCGAAGTGTGATTGTGGGTGCTGGTTATATTGCAGTAGAAATGGCAGGCATCCTTTCCACCCTGGGGTCCAAAACATCCCTCGTTATTCGACAGACAGGA GTTTTGAGGAACTTCGACAGCTTCATAAGCACAAACTGCACCAAAGAGCTGCAGAACTCTGGTATAGATTTGTGGAAGAACTCTCAGGTGAAGTCTGTGAGTAAAACAGACAAGGGTCTGGAGGTGACGCTCGTCACCAAAGacccagagaagaagaacgaTGAGGAGAAGATCAGCACCATCCAGGAGGTGGACTGTCTTCTCTGGGCCATCGGCAGGCAGCCAAACACCTCTGGACTGAACATCGGCGAGATG ggTGTGGTTACAGATGAAAGAGGCCATATCATTGTGGATGAGTTTCAGAACACCACTCGACCAGGGATCTACGCTGTAGGGGATGTTTGTGGCAAAGCTCTTCTCACACCAG TTGCCATTGCTGCAGGCAGAAAACTGGCACACCGACTGTTTGAGGGAAAGAAGGACTCCAAGCTGGACTACTCCAGTATTCCCACAGTGGTGTTCAGCCACCCACCTATCGGTACTGTGGGCCTCACAGAAG ATGAGGCCATTAAATCCAGAGGAAAGGAGAATGTGAAGATTTACAAGACTTCTTTCACTCCAATGTATCACGCCATCACGAGCAGGAAGAGTCAGTGCATCATGAAGCTGGTGTGTGTGGGCAAGGAGGAGAAG GTGGTGGGCCTACACATGCAGGGCCTGGGCTGTGATGAGATGCTGCAGGGCTTTTCTGTGGCCATCAAAATGGGTGCTACCAAAGCAGACTTTGACAAGACTATTGCCATTCACCCCACCTCATCTGAGGAGTTTGTCACGATGCGTTAA